atcatcattattaatgATATCAAAGGCAAACTCTTTGTGCAAAGATAGAGCTGATtgaagcagcactgcagcagtaacactacccgtgtccacacacacacactcaagccgCAGCACTTCAGCAATGCAGTCGTCACGCTGTATACCTTTAAATCTAAAAAGGGACTGGGTCCTCTTCCACTGAatccaccatgtttctacagcagGACAGAACAGACACACCAAACGCTGGCTCTAGAGAGGGCCTCTGGTGTTTAAACAGTTATTGTAGATTCTAATGCATGTTTGGAAGGGGAAGGCAGAGGGGAGATGTATTACGGTGTTTACAATCTGCACTCTCAGTGCTACAAGCCATTGAATTTTACTCCAGGGCTGTGTCCTGCACGATCAGTTGGACTGGCCGGTCCTaaacactggacctttaaactGAGAAAGACTGCATTCTGTTGCCAATAAATGAAACTTTTCACTTATAAGATTAAAACTGTGGTAGTTCTTCTTTCAAACTTTTTATGAGTACAGCTTTAATCTCAGACATATGATCCAAATGAAATTGTTAAGTATTATAAAATATAAGATAATGGTaattaaaacatgcaaattcaATCCAAATGCAATTAGAGTTGAGTTTCCAAAGAATCTAATCATGAATCTAAATCACAGTTTAATATGCAAGTAaacaatttgaatttgaatcTAACAGTGTACTTCTGACAGCCTTCCATCTTATATGACACATTTCTCTCATGCAATACACCCAATGttagttgcttttttttttaaagtcatcgATTGTTAATTCTCATTGCAGAGTAAGTTCTTTCACATACTTGCCACCCACAGGAACAGCGTCGTAGAGATGTAGAGATGTGAGACGGTGTCCTGAGCTTCACAGATCAAAGTTTCAGAGTTGATGGTACTCTCAGGTGGCGTGACAGAAATTGTGTTTCCTTGTGCAGTACTGTACACCTGCTCATCCACGACTACAGACCAAGAGTAGCTGCAGGAGGGGTAGCAGTCAGCCGAGCAGGCGAAGACAGATGTAGCACCAGAAGTCAGCATGGATGGACCGCTGATCCGTATGTTTGATGGCCCAGCTGACAAGTTTTAGAAATAGATTTGGTGAAAGGACTCGCTGCTGAGAGAGCTCATGAATTTGAATTCAGTGTAGTCATTCATACCCGTCACTTGAAGAGTCTTTTGGACAGAGACTGAATTCCCTGTCGTGGGGTTGACCACTGTGCAGGTCAGGATCTGTGTTGGCATTATGTGTAGGAGCTGCAGGCTCAGCTCCGGCCCCTGAGAGGTCACATTGCCCCTGGTCCAGCTGTACTGGCAGGCCGGGTAGCAGTTGGCAAAGCACTGAAAACCATACGGGATTCCCACTGTCACTACGTCCACACCAATGATCACCACTGAGGATGGCCCATCTGCAGGAAAAGGGAACAGACAAGACTAAAAATGTTTGGTCTGATTAGAAAATATTCAACTCCTGAGGGAATTGAAGTCTGTGAAGGAGGTCTATGACAGTCAGTACAAGGTGAGAAtgttaaaagcaaagaaagtttgctttgctgtagtttttaaacattttaagatAGTAGTAGGAATCAGAATTTAAAGGGTCTTACATGAAGTTTCCCCCACGGCTCCACTCTGCTCAGTTTCACTGGCAGAAAAACCTTGCATATGAGAAAAGATAATGCATCCTTACTTAATACATCCTTAATTTTCTGGTAACTAAGTtctacaaacaaaaccaaatctAATCAAATAATTAGCTTGAAATTACATCATTAAATTTCAGTAATGtctaaaataatttaacataacatttaaCTGACAGCTCTGCTAAAAAGCTGACTGATGCAAGCAGATGGATTAAGCAGCAGGGCAGCCCCCTTACCTGCCAGgcaggtgagcagcagcagcagacaggctgAGTGATGAACCATGGTTCTGGAGACAGTGTGAACAGCTCTCCACACTCGTTTAACTATCCACACTCTTATAATGCACAAGGAAAAAAGGGCCTTGCCCAGTTTTATCATGCACTtgtgaaaaacacagacaataaatGGCCCAATCTTACTGGCAAAGGAGTGCGACATGTTGGTTATCAGCAGGGTTTATTCTCTGTTGAGGGTGTGCGTACAAGCAGCCGAGGTGCTGCATGGTTTTGTCTGCTGTGGGTTGTTCCTTTTGTGCCTATAGTGTTAATCCAGGTCAGATAATGTTCTCTGTTGTTCATATCTGCTTGTGGTTAAAGATGTAAAGATTTTAAACCCCATTTATCAAAACATCTTGATATAATACAACTCCAGCTGTCTGCATAATccaatatgtttttgtgttaacTTTCTGTGGAAAGTCAAAGCTACTGTACTTGTGAAAGAAGGTCATGTGCTGTCAGCTTGAATCAAAACGTCAACAGGCAAGAAATACGATTAGTTTACTGAAGCCATATAAAAGGGAATTAAAGTGTGTACAGTCACGTCTGTTTGCGAATTGGAGCCACCATGTGAGCTTTTTGATTAATCATGAAACTACATTTTGAATACATTTCTGTACACATATATGAAGAAATgatgccaaaaaataaaacctgcaaTAACAGGTTTTCTTTAACATATACATATGAccatcttttaaaatattatgaCTAATTTCatagttgcttatttacacGTCTAACACATATGGCGCCACAttattcatttggagtcatgtttagGGATTGGCTCATTCTGGCTCTTTGGCTGTTATTATGTTCACCTGGTGGTGacagaaataatataaataggtagtaaaaaaatataaaaacacacataaaataaacaatcaagGGCACTAGTGATGAtagtgataaataaaatataaaattaacaGGCAAGGTCTATTGTACTTGAGGTGAGGTAGTGCGGTAAAGTGCACTTGATAATGACAGTTGTATGTAactatgattttattttctacaacTGACCAAACTTACTATTAACTTCCAAACTGTGCTCCAGAATCtccgaaattcttctctgcatttaagccACTTCACTTTTTGAGCCACATTTTAATccacatcacttttttttttaattagagcAAAAAGACATACAAGCCAAAGTGAAGTACTTCTCACaaagtgtttgtcagtgttgaaCCCTGGGTGTGTTCTGTAACTGCTGTTTGCTAATACAATATTACAACAAGCATTTACATTATGTAGATGCTGTAGAGCCGACCTTTCATTTAAATTGTATAGTGGAGCAGAAAAGCTCATTCATAGAAggtttttttgcattttatgacTAAAACATGAAACGCTCTCCAACGTTCCTGTAAACCGTGAAGTTTATTCTTAGACAAGGTGAAAAAAATTGAGCGTGGCTAATTTTATTCCCTGTTTCGTAGGCATTAAGTAAGTACAGAACACTGGTAAGTTTAGTATTAAATTTGACTAAGCGATGTTGTGACCCCTGAGACAAAGATGGGGGTGCCACCCGATTTTTGTGGGTGAGGAACTGATCCAGAATGCCACCAAGTATTTGGGAAGACAAACAGATGTGAGAAGACACAGAAATCACACCTCTGTGCTTGACGTTATATGTTCTACTTTGACTGGGTTTTCACTGGCAAATGAATGACAGCCATGTAATTCCATACAGCAAGCAGAAGTTGTCAAAGTTGTCAATAAGCTATAGTTTATATCTGGAAATAGACTAGTACTGTATACTTTGTAGGGTACTTGATATATATGCAGAGTGATGGGGCCAAGGGTGGCACAGTGGTTCAGGTCCAGGTTCTGTActttgcccctaggtgtgtgtctgtgtgtatctgtgtgtggttgtctgtctttgtgtgttagccctgtgattgactggtgactggtccagggtgtaccccgcctctcgcccgttGTCTgctgggataggttccagcCCCCCCGCAACCCTGTTGGATAAGCAGGatataatggatggatggatgatggggCCCAAAGGGGAAGAATGTAGTACTGAGGTCACCATAGGTCAGACACAAATTGCCCCTGGGTCTGAAATTAAACCTTAGGTTGTGCAGATTATATGCTGAAACTTTCATGTTTTAGTGATTAAAATATACAATGATGTTTGCCTATCTGGCCCAGTATCGGCCGGCATTTGTTGAATCTCAGTGGTGTACCTTCACCATACAACCTGCAGGTGGAGCCAAGGCTGAATTAACCCATAAACACCCAGGGTGACACAGGTGTCGCAAACTTTTAAATGAGTAATAAATTTACTATGAACGCCCAGTGTAACATACAATATATGTAACATTACACATCTTGGACACTAGGGGGTACTATATTCcaaaacaacttcagaaatgtgtacatgtggttcatttgatctgttttataTACCCCATACTTTTCCTACAAAGAAAATGGGTTGTCAGGTCAATCTGATATCCTCAGAAGAGTTCTGGAGTAGTTTAAAGTCCCTACATGAACTAATTTTATTACTCTTGTTAGAGTGGATAAAACCTacagctttgttgtttgtgttagTTCATTAGGTTTAGTGACCTTTGGTCATTTCCCGTGAAGCCACACCCAACAACCTGAGCAGAAGTCTGTCTGAAAAGGAAACTGCTACACTGACATGTTGGATTTACTTAAGATTTTATTCCAAGTGTGTAACTGAAGGAAAACAGTCTGAGTCTTGTGGTAAAAAGCCAtcagtgcattttatttatgtatgggCACATTTTCAAGATTTCAGATGTATCAGTGTACAAGAATCTTAAGAATATCTTCACAAGTTAACTAATTCTGACATTACATGTGCACACTCCCTCCTGCACCCGTTGGTATTTAATTGCTTCTCCACATCTCTTACTAGAAAGTGCAAACAGGGTTCGGCCCACTGTCAACATGTTAGACAAATGGCAAAGAATAATGTGCAGGCTGAGATCACAGGTAAATGACTCACTGCTTCTCCACAGTACATTTCTTCATCAGAAATTCCTTCAAAGGACGTAGCAAAACctaacacacagagacaaagacagggagacaaaaggaaacattttcatgGTGTTAAGAACAGCTAATCTATACCTGCTATTATAGGACCAATCACGATAAGAGATTCATTAAAACAACTACAATTAATAATAACAGTTTGAATAACAGTGAGGCAAAATTTTAAGCATCAAATTAAGCATACACTTTAAAAAGCACCCAAAAGAAACATGCTGGTGGCGTCATAATTGTCCCAGGTTACAGTAAGTAAGCTTTGCAGCAGTGTTACCTGTGTGCAGTGATCACAGTGTGAAGGCAGCACAAATGATGAgggtcagcagcagcacacctgAAGTCTCTTCAGGCCGAGTGGATAAGTTGTgatctgaacacaaacacatgaaagaagAAACATATCAAATAACAGTAGCCAGCATTAACACTATGTAGGATTATGCACATTAAACCATTTCATGACTTATCTACCTTTAATCTGTACGGTTTTTAAGACTGTCGCTGTCTTCCTTGAAGCAGTGTTTTGTGCTTCACACTTGAGAGTGACAGATTTAAGCGGATGATCCACTGTCACCTCAATCACATTTCCCCTCACAGTCTGACTGCCCACAGACGACACGTAGCGACAAGAAGGTAGACATTCAGAAGTACACACAAACTTATACTTTTCAGCAATATCTAGTACATCAGGGCCTTTGATCTGAATGTCTGATGGACccactgaaagaaagaagaaaaaatttCTGATAACTTGTTACTCATTTACTCTTTGTAAATGACAGTTTTGTGTGAAGGCTTTCAGATGATCTAATACTTGTTCAGGAAGCCATATTGGAGGTCCAGTGATGTTATAGAACAACAGGTGGTTATGTTGTGTACAAATTGTCTTGACATTGAGACATTGTTTATTTCCATCACTTGGTGACTGAAAGCCATCGTTTAAGGAAGCCACTGCTcacagccaagaaatagtctggAACATACAAGTAAACCTCCATTTTTGCCCTTggttttttgttcttgttcttgttggtcaattttgttgtttttggacaGGCACAGGATAGCTATCTCTAAGCTAAGCAACTTGTGTCTATGGTGTAGCTTCATACTTATCATGCAGGCATATTAAGAAGTGCATTTCCCAGGCATCAACACGCAGGGGCGTAGTCAGAAACTGAGCCACCTCTTGtattaatgaaattaattttactgGAAAAGTTAAACTTCTCTTGTTATTTAGGACCTTTCAACCCATAAATCCAATGTAACTCTTTACTTACTTGTCACAGCAATATTTCGATtagcagtgacaaacagcccAGACACACTATTGGTGGCTTTGCAGATGAGAATTTTGAAGTTGTCCATCTCCTGAGGAGTGATAGAAATAACATTCCCTTGGCCACTGATCCATGGGCCTTCATCTGTCCTCCAGGCGTAGGTACACGATGGCCAACAGTGGGCGTGGCAACTGTAAGTGTGGCTCACCATTGGATTCATCAAATCAGGGCCTGTGATGGAAACGTTGGCAGGTCCAGCTAATGTGAGGAGTGGAGAAATATGAGCCTTTTGAGCAAATTCACAAAGAACAGAAATTGTGAATATTGGCCAGTTTTATTGAAAACTATGTGCATTTCCCAGGCATTGGGCAGAATGTTTTCATGCCCAAATCCTAACAATacctgattttttaaaaaagctgtcACTTACCTAACacttgtattttctttgtaGTGGTGCTCAGCCTTGCATTGTCATCTGTGACAGAACATGTCACTGTTAAGGTGTCCACCCAGCTGTTAACAGTGAAGGCCAGCACGTTGCCTTGACCCTGGGCGACCTGTCTATCCAAAGACATGGAATAGGTACATGCGAGGCAGCTGGCATAACACGCAACACTGCTTGGCACTCCCACAGTCACGTAGTCCGGACCAACAATTGTACTGTTCAATGTCCATTCTTCTGAAAATTTCAATGGTGACAATTAACACTGTAATGTATCTGGATGTTTATGATTATGCATATTATACAGATTGCACCTTCAGTATAGGTTTTATTGCTTATTTGAATGTAAAAGCACTTACCCTCGGCAGTGTTATCTAGTTCCGGGGTCAGTTCATCTGCAGACAGTACTGGCTGAAGGCCTATACAGTCAGTGAAAgtttatttcattgttatttcAAACAATATCTGATAAGCATCAGAGTTCATTATTTGCTTcagaaatacagttttcattaaAAGAGTGAGTAAGTGAGGctatttatgttttcaaaaaagaaataacacaaaatgtattttataaatGAAACGTTAAATGCatataataaaacacacttaTGCTCAATTTAATTTTGCCGCTGTACACCCTTAGCACGGCTAGTAGCACATGTTAGCCAACATTAGCAAACATTCTGTGTAACTGACATTGATGAGTCAGTTTGCTAATTTTAACTGTACTACTTCTAAacaattttttctttcactcataTCATAGCAAAATATCCACTGTGTGTGGTTTAGCCATGTTATAGTCTTATTTTTACTAATGTTTGGATGTGTAAGTAACATTTTACTGTATCTGGTTGAGGTGGAGCAAATTCTAGCTACTTCACAATGTGTTGTGTAGTTTCATCTTGAACAATGCCATATTTTAAAAGCTGATATTTTGGTCATAGTTTTCAAATTGATTATAGTTTTCAAAGCGGTGCTAtgtagtaaaaagtacaatatttagtTTTGAAATGTTGAACTGTGGAGTAACTTGAAATAGAAAAACTCAAGTACAGTTAAATTGTACTGTAGTTGATTATCTATCATATTAATacagaataaacacaaacactttaaaaattttaaataaagctcCAACAGAGATTAAAATCAGAGTGGAAGCCCTCATACACACAAAGGACCATATTATCACAACTAAAACCTGACTGGCATTTCTATCAAAAGGGAAATCTTTGTATTACCTGcaagaaacagcagcaacaaaacttTGCTGATTTTTGAGTGCCTCCCATTCTGCTTAGGTATGTAGGTATTATCCATTGTCCTGTAAAAGTCTGAAGTGTACAGCCACCAGGAAACAGACAACTGGCACTGCGTAGTCAGTCAACATCAATAGGCAAACAGCTCTTATCAGAGAGTTCTATCAGAGAGTTCTACCTTCTTAGTCACACTAGTGGAAAATACATTACTTGTAACAAATGGCAGAATGTGGCCCACGTTGGGTATGGTTAAGGTTTCACAATAACTGATTTATTGCAGATTGTGTCTtaagcaataaataaacaaatcagatCTATTTACTCATGAGTTTTGGGTCAGTTTTTAAGAGGGGAGTACATGGAAACGCTCTGTTGCACAGCACTGCTCCCTTTTTTGGGCTTCTGTCTTACAGAGTGTTTCGAATATTATAGAACAGTGTTATCAATTGGAGAATGACTCAAACAGGGAAATGTCACAGATCTGGTCACTGTAAAAGTGAATATTATGTCCCAAATAGTTACAAAAACAACTAAATGAAGAAGAGTATCAGCATAATCCAGCtacaaagtaaaacacaaaaacaaaatgtgagaaGTAGTCTTTTTTGTTGCCAGTTTGAGTGCGTCattcacaatttaaaaaaaaaaaaaaaaacatcctcacaATGAAGGGAAATTGATTGAGAGACCTGCAATGGTTAATAAGTTTGAGACAGCATTACTGACTTCTGCATTCCCAGTATTTATCTTGGTACTGTACAGTACAATCTGTGACCTCGCCCTTGGTTCCAGAAATACATCCATTATCAGAATAAATtatcaaaatgtaaacagacaaaacaaagctgcTACACAATAAATATCCTGACTTTAAGGGAACAATAACAGTTAATATCAATTTCAATATGAATTTCGTCTATGGATGAAGACAAAATAATCtggcacacaaacaaagtgaCAACTGAGTTCAAGCAAACCACATTTATTAACAGCAAACACTTTAACAATTTAATAATGTCAATttcttctacacacacacagcaaattcAACAAGAAAAGTATATTTTTGGTTGCAGGCGTATATGTGTGACCGTGTGCAATTTTGTGTGTAAGACAATGTACAGATTTATGTGGGCACAATGTGTGTATGAGGGTACTCTTAAAGTGACGTCTCTCTGGAGTCCCTGGGCGGCCTGAAGGTCAGTATTTCTGTGAAAGTGTGAcctaaacaaacacagagaagacacCCCAGTTCACTTTTCTGTTACTTCTCCTGTTACATCTAAAGAAAATTGCACCTtctgtgaataaataaaagtagcATCAAGTAAGTCTTTAGTGACCTCCTCTGGCTAACAGTAGGTGCTGTAATGACACTGAGAAATTCATTTCCTCCTGGGCCTACGTAACTTTGTCCCTTCCTATCCATCCAAATTTGACTGACCTGAAAATTAACTAAACTAAATGTTCCATAAAGGAGAATAAAaattttgtggatttttttggCAGCTTGTGGGCAATGCAACAAACTACAAACGCAACTGTTGAATATACATCTCCACCACctctgagggaaatatttggctctttagcaattaaatgctccactgtgttcactaGCTACCAAGTAAGTTTGCAACTTAAAATCTAGCTCAGCACCTCCCCCCTCTCTTACGTTTCCACTGGTCCAATGGCAGGTCTGTGTTGTCCAGGGTCTGATCGTAAGGCAGCGCTTCGGTCTCCTCCTCAGCATCTCTGAAGTCGCTGAAGAAGGGCAGGTCGAGTGCCTCGGAGGCGCTCACCCTCTGCTCAGGGTCCAGAAGCAGCATCTTTTCCAGGACACACACGGCTGTGTTGCAGATAAACACATCAAGGTCAGCATTTCAGACACTAACACTGCAGTTAGCTGGAGAAGAGAGATCTTTGCCTACCATTTGAGCTAGCTTTGGAGAAAATAGAGTGCAAATCTTTTTTTGGCACTTTTGGTAGACTTCGGATGTAGTTTTTGGCCTGTTTGGAGGGGGAGTgcaaagaaggaagagaaagaagaaaaaagaagttatGTATGGGCAATGTTTTGTTCTGATACTTCTCTGATTTCAAACCATCAGGAGACACTGAAACTCCTGATGAGCAACAGAAGCTGAGCTCAGCACAGATTTGTTTCCAGTGATTACAACACAGGAAAAGgtacaaacacaacaacttcACTATGCTCTTAATAGTCAGATAACATTTCACCAAAATATGACTACTACATCTGTGTTGTCTTTATGCGATTTGATGAAGGGAACTGCAAATTTTATCTCATCTAACTGGATGACTCACATCTTGGCTCTGTAGCTTCACGACAAAGTCAGCAGTCGGGGTTCCTGTAATCTTCATGATTTCTCTGAGCTGGTCCAGGTCTGGCAGCAGTTATGGTCAAATATCATtgtgcatgtatttttattcaatATATGCTTTTTTTACTGGTTTATAATGCCATCTTGATCAACGTGCATATAGTAGAAACAAGAAAATGCATCTTTAGGATTTCATTGGTTAGTTAGAAGAACAGACTTTGATTTGAAACACTTATAGCAGGTCTAAAAAAGAagttgattgtttttttcatgattcTCACACATTATAAGACAGTCACACCATGCACAGTCTGTGCAAGACAAAACCAAGCTGATGACAGTTAAGGATACGATCACTTCCTTTGAACAGTGGCTTTCCCAGAAGCATCTCTGCCATAATACAACCTGCGGACCAGATATCCACTGCAACAGAGAGCAAATGTCAGCTTTCTCGTTGAGTGTGGGTTATGGAACAGGCCTCTTTGCCTTTCTTCCACTCTTCCGTTTACAGTAATTGTGAAAAAAGTGAGTTTACCGGTTTGTGTGTAGTGCATCCAGTTGAGGATAACCTCAGGCGCTCGGTACCAGCGTGTAACGACATAACCGGTCATTTCTGCGTCAGCCTGCCTCGCCAGGCCAAAATCGAGTATCTGAAGCAAGAAACGTAACATGAAAATGTGTAGAAGTATGAGATGTTCCCATTAAAGCGGCTTTATGTAAAGTTAGAGTACCTTCAGCTCACAGTCTGGATTAATGGCTAGGTTTCCAGGTTTCAGGTCCTGTGGGATACAGAAAAGTTATACAAAGAACAGAATAGTTAGAAATCAGAAGACACTGATTTGTTATTGGTATCTAAATGTacagaatgtaaaaatataactgggcaaactgttccacaaagggccggtgtggctgcaggttttctttccaaccaagcagcagcacaccagacttgactcatttaatcaactgatctcagtcttcagacagttgattggtcaaactgtgtgctcttggttggttggagcaaaaacccgcagccacaccggccctttgtgcccaggtctgCTCTATGATGAAATCTTTCGGCTTCAATAATATTAATTGAGACTTTTGCTTCCTGAGATACTTTCCCCTGACTGGAAGGCGGTTGCCTCTCCCACGGCCAGCATTAATGAGATACTTCCAGCCATTCAGCAGATATACAAGTTCTACTGGTACTAAAATCTTATCCCTTATGATGCAATAAATCGCTAGTTGCGTGGGTAATCAGAAAAAGATGTACAGACGTGTGGGACATTTCAATAACGTAATTTAGTAGACAGCTGTATCTTTCTGTCTCGAGCTTAGAGAGCTGTGTGGGAATCCTGGATGAATGGGACTGAATTTGAAAAAGAGCAACAGCCCCACCCCCAAAGCTTCTAGTCTGAAAGGTCAAAGCTCACACACCCTGTGGATGATCCCAGCTGAGTGGATATactgaggagagaagagagacaaacacaacatcagcGACTTCAGTTCAACTCACTGACACAAGCTATTAAGACCAGACCCTCACATTTTCCTGTAATTATTAACAATGAATAGAGGACATGTTACAGATCTCATCACTTTTTTGAGTGAGCTAAGACATAATTTAGCCTCATTTACAGCACTCTAACAGGTCCTGTATGGATGCTGGTGTTACCTTGAGTCCTTTCAGCATCTGATAAACGAGGAACTGCACTCTGTCTTCTGTTAATCTCTCCAGCTTCATGAGCTTTCCGAGGTCAGTGCCCATGAACGGCATCACCAGGTAACTGCAgacgagaagaagaagaagagtcgAGCCGCTCCATTGGAACAACAACAAACGATTTTGCAGTCAGCATCCAGGAATGGATGAGAA
This Scatophagus argus isolate fScaArg1 chromosome 22, fScaArg1.pri, whole genome shotgun sequence DNA region includes the following protein-coding sequences:
- the LOC124053509 gene encoding uncharacterized protein LOC124053509 isoform X1 — translated: MDNTYIPKQNGRHSKISKVLLLLFLAGLQPVLSADELTPELDNTAEEEWTLNSTIVGPDYVTVGVPSSVACYASCLACTYSMSLDRQVAQGQGNVLAFTVNSWVDTLTVTCSVTDDNARLSTTTKKIQVLAGPANVSITGPDLMNPMVSHTYSCHAHCWPSCTYAWRTDEGPWISGQGNVISITPQEMDNFKILICKATNSVSGLFVTANRNIAVTMGPSDIQIKGPDVLDIAEKYKFVCTSECLPSCRYVSSVGSQTVRGNVIEVTVDHPLKSVTLKCEAQNTASRKTATVLKTVQIKDHNLSTRPEETSGVLLLTLIICAAFTL
- the LOC124053509 gene encoding uncharacterized protein LOC124053509 isoform X2, translating into MDNTYIPKQNGRHSKISKVLLLLFLAGLQPVLSADELTPELDNTAEEEWTLNSTIVGPDYVTVGVPSSVACYASCLACTYSMSLDRQVAQGQGNVLAFTVNSWVDTLTVTCSVTDDNARLSTTTKKIQVLAGPANVSITGPDLMNPMEMDNFKILICKATNSVSGLFVTANRNIAVTMGPSDIQIKGPDVLDIAEKYKFVCTSECLPSCRYVSSVGSQTVRGNVIEVTVDHPLKSVTLKCEAQNTASRKTATVLKTVQIKDHNLSTRPEETSGVLLLTLIICAAFTL
- the LOC124053508 gene encoding mitogen-activated protein kinase 12-like — protein: MAVRSRTGFYRQEVNRTVWEVPERYRDLKQVGTGAYGTVCSAWDRRMGTQVAIKKLHRPFQSKLFAKRAYRELRLLKHMKHENVIGLLDVFTAEISLDRLRDFYLVMPFMGTDLGKLMKLERLTEDRVQFLVYQMLKGLKYIHSAGIIHRDLKPGNLAINPDCELKILDFGLARQADAEMTGYVVTRWYRAPEVILNWMHYTQTVDIWSAGCIMAEMLLGKPLFKGSDHLDQLREIMKITGTPTADFVVKLQSQDAKNYIRSLPKVPKKDLHSIFSKASSNAVCVLEKMLLLDPEQRVSASEALDLPFFSDFRDAEEETEALPYDQTLDNTDLPLDQWKRHTFTEILTFRPPRDSRETSL
- the LOC124053509 gene encoding uncharacterized protein LOC124053509 isoform X5, which encodes MDNTYIPKQNGRHSKISKVLLLLFLAGLQPVLSADELTPELDNTAEEEWTLNSTIVGPDYVTVGVPSSVACYASCLACTYSMSLDRQVAQGQGNVLAFTVNSWVDTLTVTCSVTDDNARLSTTTKKIQVLAGPANVSITGPDLMNPMEMDNFKILICKATNSVSGLFVTANRNIAVTNHNLSTRPEETSGVLLLTLIICAAFTL
- the LOC124053509 gene encoding uncharacterized protein LOC124053509 isoform X3; amino-acid sequence: MDNTYIPKQNGRHSKISKVLLLLFLAGLQPVLSADELTPELDNTAEEEWTLNSTIVGPDYVTVGVPSSVACYASCLACTYSMSLDRQVAQGQGNVLAFTVNSWVDTLTVTCSVTDDNARLSTTTKKIQVLAGPANVSITGPDLMNPMVSHTYSCHAHCWPSCTYAWRTDEGPWISGQGNVISITPQEMDNFKILICKATNSVSGLFVTANRNIAVTNHNLSTRPEETSGVLLLTLIICAAFTL
- the LOC124053509 gene encoding uncharacterized protein LOC124053509 isoform X4, whose product is MDNTYIPKQNGRHSKISKVLLLLFLAGLQPVLSADELTPELDNTAEEEWTLNSTIVGPDYVTVGVPSSVACYASCLACTYSMSLDRQVAQGQGNVLAFTVNSWVDTLTVTCSVTDDNARLSTTTKKIQVLAGPANVSITGPDLMNPMVSHTYSCHAHCWPSCTYAWRTDEGPWISGQGNVISITPQEMDNFKILICKATNSVSGLFVTANRNIAVTNYFLAVSSGFLKRWLSVTK